A single window of Verrucomicrobiia bacterium DNA harbors:
- a CDS encoding dolichyl-phosphate beta-glucosyltransferase, producing MSPLFFPEVAVVSEIWYADRMPHISIVIPAYNEADRLPETLALVRDYLEQQSFEAEVLVVDDGSTDDTVKKVQEMQERFPQLKLIANEKNKGKGGVVRQGMLAAQGDYRLFMDADYATPITELDKFLPYLGQFDIIIGSRYLNGGSIRVKQPLQRRIVSRIGNLLIQQSLLRGIVDTQCGFKLFTAAAAERVFKKQSMDGWVFDVEVLSIARQLGLTIKEISVDWYDAKQSKLRAVHAAAKSYSDLKVVKKKIREGAYLD from the coding sequence ATGTCACCATTATTCTTTCCAGAGGTGGCCGTAGTAAGCGAGATTTGGTACGCTGACCGCATGCCTCACATCTCCATTGTCATCCCTGCCTATAACGAGGCAGACCGTCTTCCGGAAACGCTTGCGCTCGTCCGTGATTACCTAGAGCAGCAGTCCTTTGAGGCTGAAGTATTGGTGGTGGACGATGGCAGCACCGACGACACGGTGAAAAAAGTACAAGAGATGCAGGAGCGTTTCCCACAGCTCAAGCTTATTGCCAACGAAAAGAACAAGGGGAAGGGGGGTGTTGTCCGCCAGGGTATGCTAGCAGCCCAAGGTGATTACCGGCTCTTTATGGATGCAGACTATGCCACACCTATTACGGAGCTAGACAAGTTCCTTCCGTATTTAGGTCAGTTCGATATCATCATTGGTTCGCGCTACCTCAATGGGGGGAGTATCCGTGTGAAGCAGCCCTTGCAGCGCAGGATTGTTTCCCGCATTGGCAACTTACTCATTCAGCAGTCCTTGCTCCGGGGAATTGTGGATACCCAGTGTGGTTTCAAACTCTTTACCGCCGCGGCAGCGGAGAGGGTATTTAAGAAGCAGAGTATGGATGGTTGGGTGTTTGACGTTGAGGTGCTTAGTATTGCCCGCCAACTCGGCCTTACCATTAAGGAAATTTCAGTTGATTGGTACGATGCCAAGCAGTCAAAGCTGCGCGCTGTCCATGCAGCCGCCAAGTCCTACAGTGATCTAAAGGTAGTAAAAAAGAAGATCCGCGAAGGCGCGTACCTAGACTAA
- a CDS encoding O-antigen ligase family protein, giving the protein MRNRIAELLLFLLPLTLLLGERPVFKVTGIPFYAFEVLTLLLVISCYSMWRTGGMARLRALPAVFRWGGALLLLGLLISVSVAGVQGEALGAAKAWFIMPLLLLVTIVASAMSVRTLVWGIVATALAQTLYGFALLPAQQEMRMIGTFSSPNFYAASVVPALFLAYGFTRREKWLVMAVLLVGILASQSLGGMVGLIAGALYVVAMASRKKKSAGIMIGIMVVMALIGGALAYKRFSNNPRSSLASRQEIWQVALRIGDQHPVTGIGLRNFDNEYLKAVPYVTTDPIEWNVPEPHNLYLAFWLDLSAVGLVAMLLIMGGALAYGGAAAVTMAVLLAHGLVDTPIFKLELAVLFWLYVTIILSRGGRSKRDLVR; this is encoded by the coding sequence ATGAGAAACCGAATCGCAGAACTTCTCCTCTTTCTTTTGCCGTTGACGCTTCTCTTAGGCGAAAGACCTGTTTTCAAAGTGACAGGCATACCTTTCTATGCCTTTGAGGTTCTCACCCTACTCCTGGTAATTTCTTGCTATTCCATGTGGAGGACAGGGGGCATGGCGCGCCTCCGTGCGCTGCCCGCTGTATTCCGATGGGGCGGGGCATTGCTTCTGCTTGGCCTCTTAATTTCCGTAAGTGTGGCAGGCGTGCAGGGCGAAGCCTTAGGGGCGGCAAAAGCTTGGTTTATCATGCCACTTCTCCTTTTGGTTACCATTGTGGCGAGCGCAATGAGCGTACGCACCTTGGTGTGGGGGATTGTTGCCACGGCCCTGGCGCAGACGCTGTATGGTTTTGCCCTTTTGCCTGCGCAGCAAGAAATGCGCATGATCGGTACTTTTTCTTCGCCGAACTTTTATGCAGCATCGGTAGTGCCCGCCCTCTTTCTGGCATATGGCTTCACCAGAAGGGAGAAATGGTTAGTCATGGCCGTACTGCTCGTGGGCATCTTGGCAAGCCAATCCCTTGGTGGAATGGTAGGCCTCATTGCGGGTGCCCTGTACGTTGTGGCCATGGCATCGCGGAAAAAGAAATCGGCAGGGATCATGATTGGGATTATGGTGGTGATGGCACTCATTGGCGGCGCCCTTGCGTATAAGCGTTTTTCTAACAACCCGCGCTCCTCCCTGGCTTCGCGTCAGGAAATTTGGCAGGTGGCGCTGCGAATTGGCGACCAACACCCAGTTACGGGCATTGGGTTGCGCAACTTTGATAACGAATACCTGAAAGCAGTGCCCTACGTTACTACGGACCCTATTGAATGGAATGTCCCGGAGCCGCACAATCTCTACCTGGCTTTTTGGCTTGATCTCTCCGCGGTTGGGTTGGTGGCGATGCTGCTTATTATGGGGGGCGCCCTTGCCTACGGCGGTGCGGCAGCGGTTACAATGGCCGTCCTTTTGGCACATGGGCTAGTGGACACGCCAATCTTTAAGCTGGAGCTGGCAGTGCTCTTTTGGCTCTATGTCACCATTATTCTTTCCAGAGGTGGCCGTAGTAAGCGAGATTTGGTACGCTGA
- a CDS encoding glycosyltransferase family 1 protein has protein sequence MRIAVDAREICGRPAGKGQYLLRILNEWRDGDDAVFCYVHPGQKIPSELRGRAIEQVEVAGRSLFWHRAAAKQALQDKAQVFFASQSYLSALFCSVPTVTVVHDLAVFVLKNVKHNAKANAVEKASLRRSLKRSAAVIAVSQATAKDVQEIGKCPPDKLHVIGEAPLLMDARPLPLSARDGSLLFVGTLEPRKNILSLLKAYAGLREEERQKHPLILVGKQGWGGEDYEGVAEKLGISTTCRFEGYLSTEELVSRFQKARCFAYLSHYEGFGLPVIEAMAAGTPVLVSNTPALTELVADTGRVCDPQDIDGITASLRALLEDDTLAQKMSDKALKRAQGYSWETVAAQVRDLLSSVATAP, from the coding sequence ATGCGAATTGCCGTAGATGCGCGTGAGATCTGCGGTAGGCCTGCAGGGAAGGGGCAATACCTTCTGCGTATCCTGAACGAATGGAGGGATGGGGATGACGCCGTTTTTTGCTATGTGCATCCAGGCCAGAAAATCCCCTCAGAACTACGGGGAAGGGCTATTGAGCAGGTAGAGGTTGCTGGGCGCAGCCTGTTTTGGCACCGGGCTGCGGCCAAGCAGGCATTGCAGGACAAGGCGCAAGTATTCTTTGCTTCCCAAAGTTACTTGTCAGCCCTTTTTTGTTCTGTCCCCACGGTAACGGTAGTCCATGACTTGGCCGTTTTTGTTTTGAAAAATGTGAAGCATAACGCCAAGGCAAATGCGGTAGAAAAGGCTTCGCTCCGCCGTTCGTTAAAGCGCTCCGCGGCAGTCATTGCCGTATCGCAAGCCACGGCAAAAGATGTGCAGGAAATTGGCAAATGCCCACCGGACAAGCTTCATGTAATTGGCGAGGCGCCACTGCTCATGGATGCCCGACCTCTGCCCCTCTCAGCCAGGGACGGCTCACTTTTGTTTGTCGGTACCTTGGAGCCACGAAAGAACATCCTCAGTTTACTTAAGGCCTATGCGGGGCTTAGGGAAGAAGAGCGGCAGAAACATCCCCTCATTCTTGTTGGGAAACAGGGATGGGGCGGGGAGGACTACGAGGGTGTGGCGGAGAAGTTGGGGATCTCCACCACCTGCAGGTTTGAAGGCTACCTTTCTACAGAAGAACTTGTTTCCCGTTTTCAAAAGGCGCGGTGCTTTGCTTACCTCAGCCACTACGAGGGGTTTGGCCTCCCTGTTATTGAGGCGATGGCGGCTGGTACTCCTGTTTTGGTTAGTAACACCCCAGCGCTTACCGAATTAGTGGCCGACACAGGCCGGGTATGTGACCCTCAGGATATTGACGGGATTACTGCCTCCCTCCGTGCATTGCTTGAAGATGATACACTGGCACAGAAAATGAGTGACAAAGCCTTGAAGAGGGCGCAGGGGTATTCATGGGAAACCGTGGCTGCCCAAGTCCGTGACCTCTTATCATCAGTAGCCACAGCGCCATGA
- a CDS encoding glycosyltransferase family 2 protein, which produces MEKVSVCVITKNEERNIARCLDSVSWADELIVLDSGSTDKTVAIAKEHGAKVTETDWPGWAVQKNRAIDAATNDWVLSLDADEWLPPDMEPRVREAMTNSAADSYTMKRKTFFLGKWIAHQGWYPDRQIRLFRKSATRFSEVPVHEKVLETATTQDLDIDILHESYVDLAQYIQKNKAYSTAQAEQQKGSSLPWLKLIAKPPARFVQTYFLQAGFLDGWQGLLLSALRSWYDFTVQKKIIRLRQRTKPQ; this is translated from the coding sequence ATGGAAAAAGTCTCCGTGTGCGTCATCACCAAAAACGAGGAGCGCAACATTGCCCGCTGCCTTGATTCTGTCTCTTGGGCGGACGAGCTCATCGTCTTAGATAGCGGCAGTACCGACAAAACTGTGGCCATCGCCAAGGAACATGGGGCCAAAGTTACCGAAACCGATTGGCCAGGTTGGGCGGTACAAAAAAACCGCGCCATTGATGCCGCAACCAATGACTGGGTGTTAAGCCTGGATGCCGACGAATGGCTCCCGCCTGACATGGAGCCACGCGTCCGCGAAGCAATGACAAATTCCGCAGCCGACTCGTACACCATGAAACGCAAGACCTTCTTTTTAGGTAAATGGATTGCCCACCAAGGATGGTACCCAGACCGACAGATCCGCTTGTTTCGAAAATCTGCCACCCGGTTCAGCGAAGTTCCTGTGCATGAGAAAGTACTGGAAACTGCTACGACACAGGACTTGGATATTGATATCCTCCACGAATCCTATGTAGACCTTGCGCAATATATTCAAAAAAACAAAGCCTACAGCACTGCTCAAGCAGAGCAGCAGAAAGGGAGCAGCCTCCCCTGGCTTAAGCTTATTGCAAAGCCTCCGGCCCGTTTCGTACAAACATACTTCCTGCAAGCTGGCTTTCTCGATGGCTGGCAGGGCCTCCTCCTCTCAGCCCTCCGCAGTTGGTACGACTTTACTGTACAGAAAAAGATTATTCGTCTGCGCCAACGTACAAAGCCCCAATAA
- a CDS encoding O-antigen ligase family protein, producing MNWKAALILVGGLIGGVALAQLAAWNPLIALAVAVMATGAVIAIQRPVLFLYWAIGSVALGQLGRIPPLKGGGPVLADLFLCALLGAWLVWVFWKRVSLPKYPTHLIWMGFLGVALLSLLFSPYALAQKEFVEAAAYWVRLLVYFSLFWIVPTLFKADQELEKPFRVVLWTGAAVLALGILQLVLLPDIGVLSGYGWDPHVGRFVSTFLDPNYLGGYLAFLLVFFFALNRKAPRVTFWLLIIGTLVAGVLTYSRSGYLAILVVLAIIGFRYSWKLLLLAAVCIVPLALSIPRVAERVRGGFSLDQTAQDRILSWKHALKIVEHYPVLGVGYNNYDRAQKELNLVSPIGESHSSAGSDSSILNVLATTGTVGFSLFVLGGILVLKDALRVLREKKRKNAQVAAYVILIATPALLINAFFVNALFYPLILVGYAFFIGALYVGADE from the coding sequence ATGAACTGGAAAGCAGCACTCATTTTAGTAGGGGGGCTCATAGGGGGAGTTGCCTTGGCGCAGCTTGCAGCCTGGAACCCTCTTATAGCACTTGCGGTAGCGGTAATGGCTACCGGCGCCGTGATTGCCATACAGCGGCCAGTACTTTTTCTGTACTGGGCAATTGGGTCTGTGGCCCTTGGGCAATTGGGGCGTATCCCACCGCTCAAAGGCGGCGGTCCCGTACTTGCGGACCTTTTTCTCTGCGCCCTCTTAGGTGCCTGGCTTGTGTGGGTCTTTTGGAAAAGGGTTTCCCTTCCTAAATACCCAACCCACCTTATTTGGATGGGATTCTTAGGTGTGGCACTTCTTTCCCTCCTTTTCTCGCCTTATGCACTAGCTCAAAAAGAGTTTGTAGAAGCTGCAGCCTACTGGGTAAGGCTTTTGGTTTATTTTTCTCTCTTTTGGATTGTCCCCACCCTCTTTAAGGCCGACCAGGAGTTGGAGAAGCCCTTCAGAGTTGTCTTGTGGACGGGTGCTGCCGTCTTGGCGCTAGGTATCCTTCAGTTGGTCCTTTTGCCAGACATTGGTGTGCTGAGTGGTTACGGTTGGGACCCTCACGTGGGGCGTTTTGTCTCCACCTTCCTGGATCCAAACTACCTAGGCGGTTACCTTGCCTTCCTTCTCGTATTCTTCTTTGCCCTGAACCGTAAGGCACCGCGAGTTACTTTCTGGTTGCTCATTATTGGGACCCTGGTTGCAGGAGTCCTTACGTATTCGCGCAGCGGTTACCTGGCCATCTTGGTGGTCCTCGCCATTATTGGTTTCCGCTACTCTTGGAAACTACTGCTTCTAGCAGCGGTCTGCATTGTCCCGCTTGCCTTGAGTATCCCCCGGGTTGCAGAGCGTGTGCGTGGCGGTTTCTCACTCGATCAGACGGCGCAAGACAGGATTCTTTCCTGGAAACATGCCTTGAAAATTGTTGAACACTATCCCGTACTGGGCGTGGGTTATAACAATTATGACCGTGCCCAAAAAGAGCTGAACCTTGTCTCGCCAATCGGGGAGAGTCATTCAAGCGCAGGTAGCGACAGTAGTATCCTCAATGTACTTGCCACTACGGGGACGGTAGGGTTTTCCCTCTTTGTGTTGGGCGGGATCCTGGTCCTTAAAGATGCGCTGCGAGTGCTTCGCGAAAAGAAACGAAAGAACGCGCAGGTAGCTGCGTATGTGATTCTTATTGCCACCCCTGCGCTGCTCATCAACGCCTTCTTCGTAAACGCGCTTTTCTACCCGCTCATCCTAGTGGGCTACGCCTTCTTTATTGGGGCTTTGTACGTTGGCGCAGACGAATAA
- a CDS encoding glycosyltransferase, with product MSTQQHPFVSLIIPTYKRDEPLLLTISGMLGQDYPRERYEIIVVDQTESHTEEVQRQMEAWEKEGLITWFRPPQISFAATTKARNWGVAHATDPEIIIFTDDDVEVEGGFIQAHVAAYTSGDIGAVAGKVIVPTHEYDPTAKTVGKITWMGDFVNNFHVDFPADVDNLIGCNFSLRASTVREAGLFDERFRGNAMREETDWAVRLREAGYRIRYVPETHLLHHMVAAGGSRAVSERIRWYEDLFFNNFLFYGKHAPSWRIPFFVMHMARPILACWLVYGKGRPSAFLAPWRGIRAGLSAAKLSQKEGTATVQNPRLRVF from the coding sequence ATGAGTACTCAGCAGCATCCTTTTGTCTCCCTCATCATTCCCACGTACAAGCGGGATGAGCCGCTCCTCCTGACCATCTCAGGCATGTTGGGGCAAGATTACCCGCGTGAACGGTACGAGATTATTGTGGTTGATCAAACCGAGTCGCACACGGAAGAAGTCCAGCGTCAAATGGAGGCATGGGAGAAAGAGGGTCTTATTACCTGGTTCCGACCACCTCAGATCTCCTTTGCCGCCACTACTAAGGCCCGCAATTGGGGGGTTGCCCACGCCACTGATCCCGAGATTATTATCTTCACTGACGACGACGTAGAGGTTGAAGGAGGGTTCATCCAGGCACATGTTGCTGCCTACACGTCAGGGGACATTGGCGCCGTTGCCGGCAAGGTGATTGTCCCGACTCATGAATATGACCCGACTGCCAAAACAGTAGGCAAGATCACGTGGATGGGTGACTTTGTAAACAACTTTCACGTTGATTTTCCAGCTGACGTAGACAACCTTATTGGGTGCAATTTTTCCCTCCGTGCCAGCACCGTGCGTGAAGCCGGCCTCTTTGACGAACGGTTCCGTGGCAATGCCATGCGTGAAGAAACGGATTGGGCCGTGCGCCTTCGTGAGGCGGGTTACCGTATACGGTACGTACCGGAAACACATCTCCTGCACCACATGGTTGCCGCCGGAGGCAGCAGGGCAGTCAGCGAGCGTATTCGTTGGTATGAAGACCTGTTCTTCAATAACTTCCTCTTTTATGGAAAGCACGCTCCTTCTTGGCGCATCCCCTTCTTTGTAATGCACATGGCAAGGCCGATCCTGGCCTGCTGGCTTGTGTACGGGAAGGGAAGGCCAAGTGCGTTCTTGGCACCGTGGCGGGGGATAAGGGCAGGCTTGTCTGCGGCCAAGCTTTCCCAGAAAGAAGGTACCGCTACCGTACAGAATCCACGACTTAGGGTATTCTGA